A single window of Gambusia affinis linkage group LG18, SWU_Gaff_1.0, whole genome shotgun sequence DNA harbors:
- the si:dkey-85k7.11 gene encoding endonuclease domain-containing 1 protein has translation MRLFCAYILSCSVLMVSSAVSNSFRDCSHFFYMQTPPAGIRGTSLKKICQKYADKLRYATLYDSSRRLPLYSAYIFKKSDGKGRADTPWMYEPQLVSESESSSMKVLPLTEDISPLMEESQTVLEDYTDAVEYRRGTLNPDQHQADPDDKSSTYTLTNVVPLTTDFLETSWSPYLDTVRRRLNNFCHGKSYIVTGVTFSGGTVKRDNRDRLSIPKHVWMGYCCPKFDRNSPYEVRFMFPGYGGYALNEKTGNNVVEVPLKKLEIFLKSQTDFEKDMTIFYKGCVSENSIEKKRRDLQRLHPE, from the exons ATGCGTTTGTTTTGTGCCTACATCCTGTCCTGCTCTGTTTTGATGGTGAGCTCTGCCGTGTCCAACAGCTTCAGAGACTGCAGCCATTTTTTCTACATGCAAACGCCTCCAGCAGGGATCCGAGGGACAAGCCTGAAGAAGATCTGCCAGAAGTACGCCGACAAACTGCGCTACGCCACCCTGTACGACAGCAGTCGGCGTCTCCCACTGTATTCAGcttacatttttaagaagtCTGATGGGAAGGGGAGGGCAGACACACCGTGGATGTACGAGCCTCAG CTGGTGTCTgaatcagagagcagcagcatgAAGGTGcttcctctgactgaagacatttCTCCTCTGATGGAGGAGAGCCAGACTGTTTTGGAGGACTACACAGATGCTGTAGAATACAGACGAGGCACGCTGAACCCTGACCAGCACCAAGCAGATCCAGACGACAAATCCTCTACCTACACCCTCACCAACGTCGTTCCTCTGACCACTGATTTCCTGGAAACCTCCTGGAGTCCTTACCTAGATACCGTCCGCCGCCGCCTAAACAACTTCTGCCACGGAAAGTCTTACATCGTGACTGGAGTAACTTTTTCTGGAGGCACCGTCAAGCGTGACAACAGGGACCGTCTTTCAATACCAAAACACGTATGGATGGGGTACTGCTGCCCAAAGTTTGACCGTAACTCACCCTATGAGGTGAGGTTCATGTTCCCTGGTTATGGCGGCTACGCCCTGAATGAAAAGACGGGCAACAATGTGGTGGAGGTGCCATTAAAGAAACTGGAGATTTTCCTGAAGAGCCAAACAGACTTTGAAAAAGACATGACTATTTTCTACAAGGGCTGTGTGTCAGAAAACAGCATTGAAAAGAAGCGAAGAGACCTGCAGAGGCTGCACCCTGAATAA
- the LOC122820317 gene encoding endonuclease domain-containing 1 protein-like — MMAFWLQMGFLMASLTSSAVRGRVEKELSPECREFLYKRTPPKGLDLPSIKYICQFHNKKPRYVTLYSTADHIPIYSAYTFKHSDGETCVDVPWMYEPQLSTSFDTDEMQPFPRGYMHMNFEDAQAILDDYTNAIQYERGTLNPDEHQNEPDDKASTYTLTNVVPVVPDFNDRIWKKQEHIVRKRLNNYCRGKAYIVTGITKSGNMIRRENMNRIAVPKYLWSAYCCVDYDHNTPYTERYKFPSFAHYALNEDENNEIVETSVPKLQEFLKKTFVDQNFQIFEGECNPQSSMKSD; from the exons ATGATGGCGTTTTGGCTACAGATGGGTTTCCTGATGGCCAGCCTCACGTCTTCAGCGGTGAGAGGGCGAGTAGAAAAAGAGCTGTCTCCAGAGTGCAGAGAATTCCTCTACAAGAGAACTCCACCGAAAGGCCTGGACCTCCCCTCCATCAAGTACATCTGTCAGTTTCACAACAAGAAGCCGCGCTACGTGACTCTGTACAGCACGGCGGATCACATTCCCATCTACTCCGCCTACACCTTTAAGCACTCGGATGGGGAGACGTGTGTGGATGTTCCCTGGATGTATGAGCCACAG tTGTCCACTTCTTTTGACACAGATGAGATGCAGCCCTTTCCACGCGGTTACATGCACATGAACTTTGAAGACGCCCAAGCGATTCTGGACGACTACACCAACGCCATACAGTACGAGCGAGGGACCCTGAACCCGGACGAGCATCAGAACGAACCTGACGACAAGGCCTCTACTTACACCCTCACCAACGTCGTCCCCGTGGTACCCGACTTCAATGACAGGATCTGGAAAAAACAGGAGCACATCGTCCGCAAACGGCTTAACAACTACTGCCGTGGGAAAGCCTACATCGTGACCGGGATCACCAAGTCAGGGAACATGATCCGCAGGGAAAACATGAACCGTATCGCAGTCCCCAAATACCTGTGGTCGGCTTACTGCTGCGTGGACTATGACCACAACACGCCTTATACGGAGCGATACAAGTTCCCGTCTTTTGCTCACTACGCCCTCAATGAGGACGAGAATAATGAGATAGTAGAGACCTCTGTCCCAAAGCTCCAGGAGTTTCTCAAAAAGACATTTGTGGACCAgaactttcagatttttgaagGAGAATGCAATCCCCAATCATCCATGAAAAGTGATTaa
- the LOC122820694 gene encoding endonuclease domain-containing 1 protein-like codes for MRTTSANRAVSLTAAVMVLTSVVLQGVQAGVVSDFNHAERCKDSLFMGTPPRGYLSNAFKKICQRYEDKPRYATVYDPRRHIPIFSAYTFKKSDGEKKVDFPWMFEPQLASEKSSSNMEPFPQSTSMHMNFEDTQAVLEDYADVVQYERGQLNPDEHQADPLDKASTYSLTNVVPQIREFNLGPWAEHQDIIRKRLNNYCRGKAYVITGVTTSGHTIRRNNMDRVAVPEYMWSAYCCTEFDQNAPYFVRYKFPVFGAYGLNDRVNNQMVEVPLKNLEKFLKGRMDVDKNFQIFYNDCVPDN; via the exons ATGAGAACGACATCTGCAAACCGTGCTGTTTCCCTGACAGCTGCTGTGATGGTGCTAACCTCGGTGGTGCTGCAGGGAGTCCAAGCAGGAGTAGTAAGTGACTTCAACCATGCAGAGCGCTGCAAGGACTCCCTGTTTATGGGAACCCCACCGAGAGGTTATCTCAGCAACGCCTTTAAGAAGATCTGCCAGAGGTACGAGGATAAACCTCGCTACGCTACAGTGTATGACCCCCGCAGACACATCCCCATCTTCTCTGCGTACACGTTCAAGAAGTCAGACGGGGAGAAGAAGGTGGACTTCCCCTGGATGTTTGAGCCTCAG TTGGCATCAGAGAAGAGTAGCAGCAACATGGAGCCTTTCCCCCAGTCTACAAGTATGCACATGAACTTTGAGGACACCCAGGCTGTCCTCGAAGATTACGCCGACGTTGTTCAGTACGAACGCGGACAACTAAACCCCGACGAGCACCAAGCAGACCCTCTGGACAAAGCCTCCACTTACAGCTTGACAAACGTGGTTCCTCAGATAAGGGAGTTCAACCTGGGCCCATGGGCCGAACACCAGGACATCATCCGCAAACGACTCAATAACTACTGCAGAGGAAAGGCCTACGTTATCACCGGGGTAACCACCTCTGGACACACAATCCGCCGCAACAACATGGACCGGGTGGCCGTGCCGGAGTACATGTGGTCGGCTTACTGCTGCACAGAGTTCGACCAGAATGCGCCGTACTTCGTGCGCTACAAGTTCCCCGTGTTTGGGGCATACGGGCTGAACGACCGAGTCAACAACCAGATGGTGGAGGTTCCCCTGAAGAACCTGGAGAAGTTCCTTAAAGGGAGGATGGATGTGGACAAGAACTTCCAGATATTCTATAATGACTGTGTGCCAGATAACTAA
- the ufsp1 gene encoding inactive Ufm1-specific protease 1: MASDENIDWGACEKEKICQKIETLLKNVHTELPDPLTDPAKCSLVKGDYLYFHYGCDGQDDRGWGCGYRTIQTMASWIYLNRSPVQNQNRIAPSLPQIQQALVTMGDKPGSFSGSREWIGTFEASLVLDYFCDVPCKVVHVRGGGAELEQVAVEELHQHFEKHGSPVMMGGDRDNSSKGILGVCTGDKGSYLLVVDPHYYGRQLEKTELQKRGWVAWKRVSSLDQSSFYNLCLPQTATKGI; this comes from the coding sequence ATGGCGTCGGACGAAAATATAGATTGGGGTGCCTGTGAAAAGGAGAAGATTTGTCAGAAGATAGAGACTTTATTAAAGAATGTACACACTGAGCTCCCTGATCCACTGACGGACCCTGCGAAATGCTCCCTGGTTAAAGGAGACTATCTGTACTTCCATTATGGCTGTGATGGACAGGATGACAGAGGCTGGGGCTGTGGATACCGAACCATTCAAACCATGGCTTCGTGGATTTACCTGAACAGGTCCCCAGTtcaaaaccagaacagaatTGCTCCAAGCCTACCACAGATCCAGCAAGCCTTGGTGACAATGGGAGACAAGCCAGGCTCCTTCTCCGGCTCCAGGGAGTGGATAGGGACATTTGAAGCCTCCCTGGTTCTGGACTACTTCTGTGATGTTCCCTGTAAGGTGGTGCATGTTAGAGGTGGAGGAGCAGAGCTGGAGCAGGTTGCAGTAGAGGAGCTCCATCAACACTTTGAAAAGCACGGTTCTCCTGTCATGATGGGAGGAGACAGGGACAATTCCTCTAAGGGTATATTAGGAGTTTGTACTGGGGACAAAGGGAGCTATTTGCTTGTTGTTGATCCTCACTACTATGGGAGACAACTGGAGAAGACAGAGCTGCAGAAGAGAGGATGGGTGGCTTGGAAACGAGTCTCCTCTCTGGATCAGTCCTCTTTTTATAATCTATGTTTGCCTCAGACTGCTACGAAGGGAATCTGA
- the pop7 gene encoding ribonuclease P protein subunit p20, producing MTEPRNPGMSSVPQSNPSHMESSSQAVEMDPVEYTLRKRLPRKLPKRRNDVYVNMKTDFRAQLARCQKLLDGGGHREICVHGLGLAINRAINIALQLQASSQGALQLAANTSTVELIDDLEPEDPDEAGEPMTRTRNNSAIHIKVFYPDPQ from the coding sequence ATGACTGAACCACGCAACCCCGGGATGTCCTCTGTCCCCCAGAGTAACCCGTCCCACATGGAGTCCAGCTCCCAAGCCGTAGAGATGGATCCAGTGGAGTACACCCTGAGGAAGCGTCTCCCCCGGAAACTTCCCAAGAGGCGGAACGACGTCTACGTTAACATGAAGACTGACTTCCGGGCTCAGCTGGCGCGCTGTCAGAAGCTGCTGGACGGTGGCGGCCACAGGGAGATCTGTGTCCACGGGTTGGGCCTCGCCATCAACAGAGCCATCAACATcgctctgcagctgcaggccAGCAGTCAGGGTGCTCTGCAGCTGGCGGCCAACACCTCCACAGTGGAGCTCATCGACGACCTGGAGCCCGAAGATCCCGACGAGGCGGGGGAGCCCATGACACGTACACGCAATAACTCGGCCATTCATATCAAAGTTTTCTATCCTGATCCCCAGTGA